From Echinicola jeungdonensis, the proteins below share one genomic window:
- a CDS encoding exopolysaccharide biosynthesis protein: MADQKHIIDDKITFRELILRFEGWLKFFKSKWRFLAIAIAAGAALGLMASWIKKPKYTAETTFVLEESDAAGMGGLSGLASLAGVNLGSLGSSSGLFQGDNIMELYRSDNMLIKTLLSPFEGEGLLVDRFVSFHKLDEKWSDKVDFSHLDFDQNRKDFSVEQDSVMKALAKTIREEQLAVSKPDRKLSIIKVALTSKDERFAKVYNEKLVENVNAFYYETKTKKTAENLAILQHQADSVRKVLDKNLIEYAGIQDDRPNPNPLMQKASVEAKSKQMDIQVASSAYSEIVKNLEIAKINHRNSTPLIQIIDDPRYPLTQSKLKWYVGVFMGGVIAFILAVLFLYISRLYQTNVKVQEG, encoded by the coding sequence ATGGCAGATCAGAAACATATCATCGATGATAAAATAACATTTAGAGAGCTGATCCTGCGTTTTGAGGGATGGTTAAAATTCTTTAAAAGCAAATGGAGGTTTTTGGCCATTGCCATTGCAGCTGGAGCAGCTTTGGGTTTGATGGCCTCCTGGATTAAAAAGCCAAAATATACTGCTGAAACCACTTTTGTGTTAGAGGAGTCAGATGCTGCAGGTATGGGGGGATTATCGGGTTTGGCAAGTTTGGCAGGTGTAAATCTAGGTTCACTGGGCAGTAGCAGTGGATTATTTCAGGGCGATAATATCATGGAACTTTATCGCTCAGACAATATGCTGATAAAGACTTTGCTAAGTCCATTTGAAGGAGAAGGCCTTTTAGTTGACCGATTTGTAAGTTTCCACAAATTGGATGAGAAATGGTCGGATAAGGTTGATTTTTCCCATTTGGATTTTGATCAAAACCGGAAAGATTTTTCTGTGGAACAAGATAGTGTGATGAAGGCTTTGGCGAAGACCATTAGAGAAGAACAACTTGCAGTCAGCAAACCGGACAGGAAGTTGAGCATTATTAAGGTAGCATTGACCTCCAAAGATGAACGTTTTGCCAAGGTCTATAATGAAAAATTGGTAGAAAATGTAAATGCCTTTTATTACGAAACCAAAACCAAAAAGACCGCTGAAAATTTAGCCATTCTCCAGCACCAAGCAGATAGTGTTAGAAAAGTATTGGATAAAAACTTGATAGAATATGCCGGAATACAGGATGATCGGCCCAATCCTAATCCGCTCATGCAAAAAGCCTCCGTTGAGGCAAAAAGCAAACAAATGGACATCCAGGTAGCCAGTAGTGCCTATTCAGAAATTGTCAAGAACCTGGAGATAGCCAAGATCAATCATCGAAATAGCACCCCTTTGATACAGATTATTGATGATCCCAGGTATCCACTTACCCAGTCAAAATTAAAATGGTATGTGGGGGTATTTATGGGAGGAGTTATTGCTTTTATTTTGGCTGTGCTTTTCTTATATATTTCCCGTCTTTATCAAACCAATGTTAAAGTGCAGGAGGGATAA
- a CDS encoding oligosaccharide flippase family protein yields the protein MFERLTSIPFSHILRHKSTQNFIFLLIIQASNILISLMAMPLLIQAIGVDRFGLVSLALSVILIANVFVGFGFNLSGPREIALNQKNKKALSQVLSQIISSKLVLALIASMALLLSVFGFGLFPEYRAILTFSILMLFSEATLPVWFFQGMERMRLVSVANVFSKLLYLMGIVLFINGPEDAKLVNFFFGGAAFTINLLLLTYVHYELGVKFYLPQFSKITKTWKSNVYLFLSNLANHISVNGGIVILSFFAPASMLGMYSLAERVSLMLRMLPSMMIGAIYPNASKLYQNDLERFYGFLVKVYRGAVFLALFVGLLTNLLAPFIIKVLSKSDMAASVVFLRILAFVPLFATMNIANMIMILVANQKKILFKSSWTFCIYMVIVAVSLTSWLGGKGLAIAMLSTELVIFITCSLLLRQTKPVLFKTFYAKAFGRDYHS from the coding sequence ATGTTTGAAAGGCTCACTTCAATACCTTTTTCACATATACTCAGGCACAAATCCACCCAGAATTTCATTTTTTTATTAATCATCCAGGCCTCCAATATCCTCATTTCATTGATGGCCATGCCCTTGCTGATACAAGCCATTGGGGTGGATCGGTTTGGATTGGTGAGTTTGGCCCTTTCCGTCATTTTGATTGCCAATGTATTTGTTGGCTTTGGGTTCAACTTGAGTGGGCCAAGGGAAATTGCCCTGAATCAAAAGAATAAAAAAGCCCTTTCCCAGGTCCTTTCCCAAATCATCTCCAGCAAGCTTGTTTTGGCATTGATTGCCTCAATGGCTTTGTTATTGTCGGTTTTTGGTTTTGGCCTATTCCCTGAGTACCGGGCAATTCTTACTTTTTCTATTTTGATGCTTTTTTCTGAAGCCACTTTGCCTGTTTGGTTTTTTCAGGGCATGGAAAGGATGCGCTTGGTCTCTGTAGCCAATGTGTTCAGCAAATTACTTTATCTGATGGGCATTGTCCTATTTATCAATGGCCCGGAAGATGCTAAATTGGTCAACTTCTTTTTTGGAGGGGCAGCATTTACCATCAATTTATTGCTTTTAACCTATGTCCATTATGAGTTAGGGGTAAAGTTTTATTTGCCCCAATTCTCTAAGATTACTAAGACCTGGAAGAGCAATGTGTATTTGTTCCTGTCCAACCTGGCCAATCATATTTCAGTTAATGGGGGAATAGTTATCCTTAGCTTTTTTGCTCCTGCATCTATGTTGGGAATGTATAGTTTAGCGGAAAGGGTTTCCCTTATGCTGAGAATGCTTCCTTCTATGATGATCGGGGCCATTTATCCCAATGCCAGCAAACTTTATCAAAATGACCTGGAAAGGTTTTATGGCTTTCTTGTCAAGGTGTATCGGGGAGCGGTGTTCTTGGCCTTATTTGTGGGCTTGTTGACCAATTTATTGGCTCCGTTTATTATTAAAGTTTTGTCAAAAAGTGATATGGCAGCATCCGTGGTTTTTTTAAGAATTTTGGCCTTTGTGCCTCTTTTTGCCACGATGAATATAGCTAATATGATCATGATCCTGGTGGCCAATCAGAAGAAGATATTGTTTAAGTCCTCATGGACCTTTTGTATTTATATGGTAATTGTGGCAGTATCCTTAACTTCCTGGTTGGGTGGAAAAGGACTGGCTATCGCCATGTTGTCCACCGAATTGGTGATATTCATTACCTGTTCCCTATTACTTCGCCAAACCAAACCTGTTCTGTTTAAAACCTTCTATGCAAAAGCATTCGGTCGCGATTATCATTCTTAA